ATCCGGTAACCGGGGGAAATTTCTTTTAATATTATTGAGTGGAATTATATTTGTAATCGCTGGAATATTATTGCTTGCAAATCCTCTAAAGGGAGTGCTCACACTGGTTCTTATATTAGCTGCATTTTTGCTGGTAGAGGGAATCTTTAAGATCATTTATGCCTTTCAAATGAAGTCTACACAAAACTGGAGTTGGGTTCTCGCTAGCGGTATTATTTCATTAATACTCGC
The Thermodesulfobacteriota bacterium genome window above contains:
- a CDS encoding DUF308 domain-containing protein, translating into MTSDTTQAEHQSLEARALEKGWGWLLALGVVFIILGIIALGTPYALALAVDLMLGWIFIICGITSIVSAFSSGNRGKFLLILLSGIIFVIAGILLLANPLKGVLTLVLILAAFLLVEGIFKIIYAFQMKSTQNWSWVLASGIISLILA